TAGGTCTCCATGAACTCCCACTCGTCGCGCAGCAGCGTCTGATCCATGCCGTCACGATGCACGCGCAGCGCGTAGCGCAGCAGATCGCCCAGGCTCTCGAGGGCCGACTCGGCCAGCGCCGGATCGCGGCGCACCATGCCGACGGCCGAATGCAGCACGTTGAACAGGAAATGCGGGTTGAGCTGGGCCCGGAGCGCCGAGAGCTGCACGCGTGCCCGCAGCGCCTCGGCCCGCGCCGCCCGCGCCTCCTCCTCGCGCAGCCGGCGATCGATCGCCCAGACGTGGGCGGCCGACGACGACGCGACGTAGAGCAGCGCGCTGACGAAGATCTGCCACGCGATCACCCCCGCGAACAGGCGGAACGGTTCGCCGCCGCGCGTGAGAGCGACGTCGATCCAGAGCAGGAGGACCTTGGCTCCGGCGGCGAGCGCCACGAAAAGCAGTCCGCGGGAGAGGGACGTGAGCACCATCTCCCTCGCCGTCCGCGGCACGCCGGCCCGGCGGGCCCGGCGGAACACCGCCAGGACGACGAGCCCGTCGGGAATTCCGTTGGCCAGCGCCCCGCGGACCGCGCGGCCGATCGGGATCCCCGACAGGGCGAAGATGACCGCGTAGAGGGCGATGAAGAGGATCCAGGCGGAGAGCGCGGCC
This Candidatus Polarisedimenticolia bacterium DNA region includes the following protein-coding sequences:
- a CDS encoding histidine kinase produces the protein MARAADASAQGPAGAAAPAAAVMAARATERGPFALSIATTAALSAWILFIALYAVIFALSGIPIGRAVRGALANGIPDGLVVLAVFRRARRAGVPRTAREMVLTSLSRGLLFVALAAGAKVLLLWIDVALTRGGEPFRLFAGVIAWQIFVSALLYVASSSAAHVWAIDRRLREEEARAARAEALRARVQLSALRAQLNPHFLFNVLHSAVGMVRRDPALAESALESLGDLLRYALRVHRDGMDQTLLRDEWEFMETYLRLEKIRLGDRLEAALRAEEGALDRAVPTFSLQPLVENAVRHGIAPRAAGGRVSIEARIEGGALRLEVRNDAGRDGPPAAGGPEPEGEGGMGLRILQDRLDALYHGKARMTAGPAGSGEYRVVLLLPAESSLPPRGASRSPLEGEA